The following are encoded together in the Triticum dicoccoides isolate Atlit2015 ecotype Zavitan chromosome 6B, WEW_v2.0, whole genome shotgun sequence genome:
- the LOC119324082 gene encoding probable trehalose-phosphate phosphatase 1, with amino-acid sequence MDLSNGSPVISDPMSMSQSLMGVLPSNMMPFSVRPGGYSGAGGAGVNVSRRKIEEVLVSGLLDAMKSSSPRKKHNVVFGEENLPEEDPAYSTWMAKCPSALASFKQIVASAQGKKIAVFLDYDGTLSPIVDDPEKAVMSPVMRAAVRNVAKYFPAAIVSGRSRKKVLEFVKLKELCYAGSHGMDIMTSSSAHYERNAEKGKEANLFQPARDFLPMIDEVSKVLLEVTSRIEGASVEDNKFCVSVHYRNVDEKDWELVARLVNEVLEDFPRLKVTNGRMVLEVRPVIDWDKGKAVEFLLQSLGLSDSEKVIPIYIGDDRTDEDAFKVLRERNCGYGILVSQAPKETEAFYSLRDPSEVMEFLNSLVRWKKHSL; translated from the exons ATGGATTTGAGCAACGGCTCACCGGTCATCAGTGATCCGATGTCAATGAGCCAGTCGTTGATGGGAGTGCTGCCTTCCAACATGATGCCGTTTTCAGTCAGGCCCGGAGGTTACTCCGGCGCTGGTGGCGCCGGCGTAAACGTCAGTAGGCGCAAGATCGAGGAGGTCCTCGTGAGCGGGCTGCTGGATGCTATGAAATCCTCGTCGCCACGTAAGAAGCACAACGTGGTCTTCGGCGAGGAAAACTTGCCTGAAGAAGATCCTGCCTACAGTACATGGATG GCAAAATGCCCTTCTGCTCTGGCTTCCTTCAAGCAGATCGTAGCCAGTGCACAAGGCAAGAAGATTGCGGTCTTCTTGGACTACGATGGCACCCTGTCTCCGATCGTCGACGACCCTGAAAAAGCCGTCATGTCCCCTGTG ATGAGAGCTGCCGTGAGAAACGTCGCCAAGTACTTCCCTGCTGCCATCGTCAGCGGAAGGTCCCGGAAGAAG GTTCTTGAATTCGTAAAACTGAAGGAACTCTGCTATGCTGGTAGTCATGGGATGGACATAATGACATCTTCTTCAGCACATTATGAACGCAATGCTGAAAAG GGCAAAGAAGCCAACCTCTTCCAACCTGCTCGCGATTTTCTGCCTATGATCGATGAG GTTTCCAAGGTCCTCTTGGAAGTCACGAGCCGAATCGAAGGCGCAAGCGTTGAGGACAACAAGTTCTGCGTGTCTGTACATTACCGCAACGTGGACGAGAAG GACTGGGAGCTGGTCGCACGGCTCGTAAACGAAGTGCTGGAGGACTTCCCCCGTCTCAAAGTGACCAACGGACGAATGGTTTTAGAGGTTCGTCCAGTGATCGACTGGGACAAGGGGAAGGCCGTCGAGTTCCTGCTTCAGTCGCTCGGGCTGAGCGACTCCGAGAAAGTGATCCCTATCTACATCGGCGACGACCGCACCGACGAAGACGCGTTCAAG GTGCTTCGGGAGAGGAACTGCGGATACGGGATACTGGTCTCGCAGGCGCCCAAGGAAACCGAGGCCTTCTACTCGCTCAGGGACCCGTCTGAA GTGATGGAGTTCCTGAACTCCTTGGTGAGATGGAAGAAGCACTCGCTATGA